One Oryza brachyantha chromosome 3, ObraRS2, whole genome shotgun sequence DNA segment encodes these proteins:
- the LOC102716583 gene encoding serine/threonine-protein kinase EDR1-like produces the protein MKNLFKSKIKWQHRSNEPAAPPLQGGQGQGLPQQTPPSPSPASSPSGGPPALSVSTVSSASPSAAATPTGAAAAGDGVVGGGGGGGGEDYMLSEEEFQMQLAMALSASNSECVGDLDGEQIRKAKLISLGRGDRFAAGREEDHTADALSRRYRDYNFLDYHDKVIDGFYDIFGHSMESSKQGKMPSLADLQTGIGDLGFEVIVINRAIDTTLQEMEQVAQCILLDFPVANIAALVQRIAELVTDHMGGPVKDANDMLTRWLEKSTELRTSLHTSLLPIGCIKIGLSRHRALLFKILADSVGIPCKLVKGSNYTGDDDDAINIIKMDNEREFLVDLMAAPGTLIPSDVLSWKGNSLNSNGRLSQNQLAGLPSAIDSNLIANVLPPEHKGGQLPLFSSGDWILTSQSVYEKDAAATSSQASSSGTSSVTAGSAFDSSWTLVSHGQSDDPSTSAGISSQKKVVLPGGEHPRNENINARNENIKLASDLQGNPESNLFADLNPFGGRESKKTSVPLNGPDNRNNELQRRRENVVPSTRRPQQRLVMKNWSPYNDVSNNKQYNYVEDSSARRNIGDNAASSSQVPRPSAKNTSLNTGVRIDTPYMAAHNYDNNMAGSSAMKMPSAAGIGKVPDKVLYGDLDKGLTSSRLGDQPPIGRQKWGNSVEGRIPTSTVQNQAKEHKEYYDGKQDNKKLHPDPKKSPLDRFMDTSMPSRNPESASPSFARSHKLDNMFDDVSECEIHWEDLVIGERIGLGSYGEVYRADWNGTEVAVKKFLDQDFYGDALDEFRSEVRIMRRLRHPNIVLFMGAVTRPPNLSIVSEYLPRGSLYKILHRPNCQIDEKRRIKMALDVAKGMNCLHISVPTIVHRDLKSPNLLVDNNWNVKVCDFGLSRLKHSTFLSSKSTAGTPEWMAPEVLRNEQSNEKCDVYSFGVILWELATLRMPWSGMNPMQVVGAVGFQDKRLDIPKEIDPLVARIIWECWQKDPNLRPSFAQLTSALKTVQRLVTPSHQEAQSPPVPQEIWVNSSTP, from the exons ATGAAGAATTTGTTCAAGAGTAAGATCAAGTGGCAGCACCGGTCCAACGAGCCGGCGGCGCCCCCGCTGCAGGGGGGGCAGGGGCAGGGGCTTCCGCAGcagacgccgccgtcgccgtcgccggcgagctccccgTCGGGGGGCCCTCCGGCGCTGTCCGTCTCGACGGTGTCGTCTGCTtccccttccgccgccgcgactCCGACgggggcggccgcggcgggagATGGGGTAgtgggcgggggcgggggtgggggtggagaGGATTACATGTTGTCGGAGGAGGAGTTCCAGATGCAGCTGGCGATGGCGCTGTCGGCGTCCAACAGCGAGTGCGTGGGCGACCTGGACGGGGAGCAGATCAGGAAGGCCAAGCTGATAAGCCTCGGCAGGGGCGACCGattcgccgccggccgggaggaggacCACACCGCCGATGCGCTCTCCCGCCGCTACCGG GACTACAACTTTCTTGATTATCACGACAAAGTTATTGATGGCTTCTATGACATTTTTGGCCACTCTATGGAATCATCCAAGCAAGGGAAGATGCCATCACTAGCAGATCTTCAAACAGGCATAGGCGACCTAGGCTTTGAAGTCATTGTAATCAATCGTGCCATTGATACAACCTTACAGGAGATGGAACAAGTTGCACAATGCATCTTGCTTGACTTTCCTGTTGCAAATATTGCAGCCTTAGTTCAAAGAATAGCTGAGCTTGTTACAGATCATATGGGTGGACCTGTGAAAGATGCAAATGACATGCTCACTAGATGGCTAGAGAAGAGCACTGAGCTAAGAACCTCACTACACACAAGTTTGTTGCCTATAGGCTGCATCAAGATAGGCCTGTCTCGTCACCGTGCCCTACTTTTCAAg ATTCTTGCTGATAGCGTTGGCATTCCGTGTAAGCTTGTCAAAGGGAGTAATTATactggtgatgatgatgatgctattAACATTATAAAGATGGACAATGAAAG GGAGTTTTTGGTTGATCTCATGGCTGCTCCTGGTACTCTTATTCCATCGGACGTCTTAAGTTGGAAGGGCAACTCATTAAATTCCAATGGAAGACTCTCCCAGAATCAGCTGGCTGGGTTGCCAAGTGCAATTGATTCTAATCTCATTGCCAATGTGTTACCACCAGAACATAAAGGTGGTCAACTGCCATTGTTTAGCAGTGGCGATTGGATATTGACCAGTCAATCTGTATATGAAAAAGATGCAGCCGCAACATCTTCACAGGCCTCTTCAAGTGGTACATCTTCTGTTACTGCTGGAAGTGCTTTTGATAGTTCTTGGACGTTAGTATCTCATGGGCAATCAGATGATCCATCAACCTCTGCTGGTATATCATCCCAGAAGAAAGTTGTACTTCCAGGTGGAGAACATCCACGGAATGAGAATATAAATGCACGGAATGAGAATATAAAACTTGCTTCAGATTTGCAAGGAAATCCAGAGTCCAACTTATTTGCTGACCTTAATCCTTTTGGGGGTAGGGAGTCCAAAAAGACTTCAGTGCCATTAAATGGGCCAGACAATAGAAATAATGAGTTGCAAAGACGCAGGGAGAATGTAGTCCCTAGCACAAGAAGACCACAGCAGCGTTTGGTTATGAAAAATTGGTCTCCTTACAATGATGTTTCCAACAACAAGCAGTACAATTATGTTGAGGATTCATCTGCACGTAGAAATATTGGTGATAATGCTGCATCATCATCTCAGGTGCCAAGGCCATCTGCGAAAAATACTAGCCTTAACACTGGAGTGCGCATTGATACACCATACATGGCAGCTCATAATTATGATAATAATATGGCTGGTTCCTCTGCAATGAAGATGCCTTCTGCAGCTGGGATTGGGAAGGTTCCTGATAAGGTTCTGTATGGTGATTTGGACAAAGGCCTTACTAGTTCTAGACTGGGGGATCAGCCACCTATCGGAAGACAGAAATGGGGCAATTCCGTAGAAGGAAGGATTCCAACAAGCACAGTTCAAAATCAagcaaaagaacacaaggaaTACTATGACGGAAAGCAAGACAATAAAAAGTTACATCCTGATCCAAAGAAATCTCCACTAGACAGATTCATGGACACATCGATGCCATCAAGGAATCCGGAATCTGCTTCACCATCCTTTGCTAGGTCACACAAGCTAGACAACATGTTTGATGATGTGTCTGAATGTGAAATTCATTGGGAAGATCTTGTGATTGGTGAAAGGATTGGCTTAG GTTCATATGGAGAGGTGTACCGTGCTGATTGGAATGGAACG GAAGTAGCTGTCAAGAAATTCTTGGACCAGGATTTCTATGGTGATGCTTTAGATGAGTTCCGGAGTGAA GTGCGGATTATGCGTCGATTACGTCATCCAAATATTGTTCTCTTCATGGGTGCTGTTACTCGCCCTCCAAACTTATCTATTGTATCTGAGTATCTTCCAAG GGGAAGCTTATATAAGATCCTTCACCGCCCTAATTGCCAAATTGACGAGAAGCGCAGAATTAAAATGGCCCTTGACGTG GCCAAAGGAATGAATTGCCTCCACATTAGTGTACCAACAATTGTTCACCGGGATCTTAAATCACCAAACTTGCTGGTTGACAATAACTGGAACGTGAAG GTCTGTGATTTTGGACTTTCACGCTTGAAGCACAGTACATTCTTATCATCCAAATCAACTGCTGGAACT CCTGAGTGGATGGCACCTGAGGTCTTGCGGAATGAACAGTCAAATGAAAA GTGTGATGTTTACAGCTTTGGTGTCATCTTGTGGGAATTAGCAACACTTAGGATGCCATGGagtggaatgaatccaatgcAAGTTGTCGGGGCAGTCGGCTTCCAGGACAAGCGCCTCGATATTCCCAAAGAAATCGATCCTCTAGTTGCAAGGATCATATGGGAATGCTGGCAGAA GGATCCAAATCTGCGGCCCTCATTTGCACAGTTAACGAGTGCTTTGAAGACTGTCCAAAGGCTAGTAACCCCTTCTCATCAGGAAGCCCAAAGCCCCCCTGTGCCTCAAGAAATATGGGTGAACTCTTCTACCCCTTGA
- the LOC102714076 gene encoding formin-like protein 20, which translates to MAALVISQQRSNQQHHSSGRRRKPSSHFASPQFMRGFHAVNCRAFHSSVSSGILPSPPPPPPPPPARTYSSPEPKTPKSQPHLGKKRSRAISISPSTPPPSRPELWAGPAFSNSPPPSSLPIPKFSLHQKRSVSLDLPTANQPDDVEMPLHAKSAPSSPTAGSGVSLFSDSETAIATENLRRILHLKIADH; encoded by the coding sequence ATGGCCGCTCTTGTCATCTCGCAGCAGCGAAGCAACCAGCAGCATCATTCGTCCGGTCGCCGGAGGAAGCCATCGTCTCACTTTGCGTCTCCCCAGTTCATGCGTGGCTTCCATGCTGTCAACTGCCGAGCCTTCCACTCCAGCGTCAGCAGTGGCATCCTCCCATCCccgcccccacccccacccccacccccagcGCGCACCTACTCCTCCCCTGAGCCGAAGACGCCCAAGTCGCAGCCACACCTTGGGAAGAAGCGCAGCAGGGCAATATCTATAAGCCCTTcgacgcctcctccctcccggccTGAGCTCTGGGCTGGCCCGGCTTTCTCTAACTCGCCGCCTCCCAGCTCACTGCCGATACCCAAGTTCTCCCTCCACCAGAAGCGCAGTGTTTCACTCGACTTGCCAACTGCTAACCAACCAGATGACGTGGAGATGCCCTTGCATGCTAAGTCAGCACCTTCGTCGCCAACTGCAGGCTCAGGTGTCAGCTTATTTAGTGACAGTGAGACTGCTATTGCAACGGAGAATCTGAGGAGAATCCTCCATCTGAAAATCGCTGATCACTGA
- the LOC107303876 gene encoding uncharacterized protein LOC107303876 yields MEVESAKCECCELREDCTRGYILGVKADFGGRWLCGLCSEAVRDEAARKRAGGGGAAAAGGMEEALRDHMSFCAKCRKKNPAFRVADGMRQMLLRRRSN; encoded by the coding sequence ATGGAGGTGGAGTCGGCGAAGTGCGAGTGCTGTGAGCTGAGGGAGGACTGCACCCGGGGGTACATCCTCGGCGTGAAGGCCGACTTCGGCGGGCGGTGGCTGTGCGGCCTCTGCTCGGAGGCGGTCAGggacgaggcggcgaggaagagagcaggcggcggcggcgccgccgccgccggaggcatGGAGGAGGCTCTGAGGGACCACATGTCCTTCTGCGCCAAGTGCAGGAAGAAGAACCCGGCGTTCAGGGTCGCCGACGGCATGCGGCAGATGCTGCTGCGCAGGCGATCGAACTGA
- the LOC102714353 gene encoding probable RNA helicase SDE3: MGTYLRNYSDDEYSVAGEKPDVEFMDYQNDGSLQDYSLDDGPVVVTIPFPFIKGKPKSVLVGETSADTISIENTSSEPLDVWSVRIFSSNPEDSYVLSMMKPPLSDADEEAKKNFLGLTSVEDRTLQPEQTLTIWLSCTPKDIGLHTSIVHVDIGDEKIERVAFLLADDNVSQALFSDKPYSRRHTQKKTFESTSFVPGCRPTRQHSQGFKYKLPQFAIPADIRELIESKQRPDVLSEELDMTNYAKFFSTLLVMEEIHLEEEMRSYDMEHVLMRRRGNEFLSLEVPGLAERRPSLVHGDYIFARHAGSDVRPYQGFIHKVEADEIFLKFDSQFHLAHRDRNQYDVSFTYNRLNMRRLYKAIHEAEILGPDIFFPRRSSYGSTKKWSFKPLNPHINTEQADAVSTILGYRGVAPYVIYGPPGTGKTMTLVEAILQLYTAKRRANVLICAASNSAADHVLAKLLQASYLIRPSDIFRLNASSRQYEDVDPNFIRFCFFQDTVFKCPPMQALLRYKIVISTYMSSSMLQSEGIRRGHFTHIFLDEAGQASEPEAIVPLSGLCGKETVVVLAGDPMQLGPVVFCKQAEKDGLGKSYLQRLLFEYEQYSTGGPNYVTKLVRNYRCHPAILELPSELFYGGQLIACKEKEVSSIYDCIDLPNKAFPVLFVGIQGCDEREGNNPSWFNRIEASKVVNIIRKLTRGGDVREGDIGVITPYRQQVVKIKKALESFEMPDLKVGSVEQFQGQEREIIIISTVRSTVKHNEFDKFFNLGFLSNHRRFNVAITRAKSLLIIVGNPHIITKDRHWDRLLRYCADNGSYQGCPLPPPEETPEDTRVSGFRDSQDEPAGWGYKQEEESANYNYKQDPSDSSCGHTNGLPSTENEAEWSERTPDEEQQRLSSAAEADSPEVMLKQNAEEHVEHDGVQPEQCPANDNLVQDAYAAKYSFPPEWCDVSNVPATGWDD; the protein is encoded by the exons ATGGGTACCTATCTTAGGAACTATTCAGATGATGAGTACTCTGTGGCTGGTGAGAAGCCAGATGTAGAGTTCATGGATTATCAGAATGATGGCTCTCTTCAGGATTATTCACTTGACGATGGACCTGTGGTTGTCACAATTCCTTTCCCATTCATTAAGGGCAAACCAAAATCTGTCCTTGTTGGAGAAACATCTGCTGACACCATTAGCATAGAAAATACCTCTTCTGAACCCTTAGATGTGTGGAGTGTGAGAATATTTTCTTCTAATCCAGAAGACAGTTATGTGCTCTCTATGATGAAACCGCCACTGAGTGATGCTGATGAGGAGGCGAAGAAGAATTTCCTTGGGTTGACTTCTGTGGAAGATCGTACACTCCAGCCTGAGCAAACCCTTACAATTTGGCTCTCTTGTACGCCAAAAGATATTGGCTTGCATACATCAATCGTGCACGTTGATATCGGCGATGAGAAAATTGAGCGTGTAGCCTTTCTATTGGCAGATGATAATGTTTCCCAGGCTTTATTTTCTGACAAACCCTATTCCAGGAGACACACTCAGAAGAAGACATTTGAGTCAACTTCATTTGTGCCAGGTTGTCGGCCAACTCGGCAGCACAGTCAAGGATTCAAGTATAAGCTCCCTCAGTTTGCAATACCTGCAGACATCCGCGAACTCATTGAAAGTAAACAGAGACCCGACGTCCTATCTGAAGAGTTGGACATGACAAACTATGCGAAATTTTTTAGCACTCTTTTAGTCATGGAAGAAATTCATTTGGAG GAGGAGATGAGATCATATGACATGGAGCATGTCTTAATGAGGAGGAGAGGCAATGAATTTTTGTCACTTGAGGTCCCTGGCTTGGCTGAAAGAAGGCCTTCACTAGTTCATGGAGATTATATATTTGCCAGACATGCTGGAAGTGATGTTCGGCCTTATCAA GGCTTCATTCACAAGGTTGAAGcagatgaaatatttttgaaatttgataGCCAGTTCCACCTTGCTCACCGTGATAGGAATCAATATGATGTTAGCTTCACATATAATAGACTCAACATGAGAAGGCTCTACAAGGCTATCCATGAAGCAGAAATTTTGGGACCTGACATTTTCTTCCCCCGTCGATCATCCTATGGAAGTACGAAGAAGTGGTCATTTAAACCTCTAAATCCACACATAAACACTGAGCAAGCTGATGCAGTTTCAACAATACTTGGCTACCGAGGGGTTGCACCTTATGTGATATATGGACCTCCAGGCACTGGCAAGACCATGACGCTTGTGGAGGCTATTTTGCAGCTTTATACAGCCAAGAGGAGGGCAAATGTTCTCATATGCGCTGCTTCTAATAGTGCTGCGGACCATGTTTTGGCAAAGCTTCTTCAGGCTAGTTATCTGATTCGCCCAAGTGATATATTTAGGCTAAATGCTTCCAGCCGTCAATACGAGGATGTCGATCCTAATTTTATCCGGTTTTGCTTCTTTCAAGATACGGTGTTCAAGTGTCCTCCAATGCAAGCACTACTGCGATACAAGATAGTTATATCAACCTACATGAGTTCATCAATGCTGCAATCCGAAGGCATTCGTCGGGGGCATTTCACACACATTTTTTTGGATGAGGCTGGTCAAGCCTCTGAGCCAGAGGCCATAGTTCCTTTGTCAGGTTTGTGTGGAAAAGAGACTGTTGTTGTTTTAGCAGGAGATCCCATGCAGTTAGGACCAGTGGTTTTTTGTAAACAAGCAGAGAAGGATGGTTTGGGGAAATCATATCTGCAAAGGCTGCTATTTGAATACGAGCAGTACAGCACAGGGGGTCCTAACTATGTAACAAAGCTAGTGAGGAATTATCGGTGCCATCCAGCAATCCTCGAATTGCCATCAGAGCTTTTCTATGGGGGTCAATTAATTGCctgtaaagaaaaagaagtgtcatctatatatgactgCATTGATCTTCCTAACAAGGCATTCCCTGTTCTTTTTGTTGGCATTCAAGGGTGCGATGAGAGGGAAGGAAATAATCCTTCATGGTTCAATAGAATTGAGGCTAGTAAAGTAGTAAACATCATCCGAAAGCTGACAAGGGGTGGTGATGTTCGTGAAGGTGACATAGGAGTCATTACTCCATATCGTCAACAAGTTGTCAAGATAAAGAAGGCCCTTGAATCATTTGAAATGCCTGACTTGAAAGTGGGAAGTGTGGAGCAATTCCAGGGTCAAGAGAGGGAAATAATAATCATCTCTACAGTCAGGTcaacagtaaagcataatgAGTTTGACAAATTCTTCAACCTGGGATTCTTAAGCAATCACAGAAGGTTCAATGTTGCTATCACACGAGCCAAATCATTGCTCATTATCGTTGGAAACCCTCACATTATCACTAAG GATCGACATTGGGATAGGCTCTTGAGGTATTGTGCAGACAATGGTTCTTATCAAGGATGCCCACTTCCACCACCAGAAGAGACTCCAGAAGACACCAGAGTCTCTGGATTTCGTGACAGCCAAGATGAACCTGCTGGGTGGGGTTacaaacaagaagaagaatctGCCAACTACAACTACAAGCAAGACCCATCCGACTCTAGTTGTGGACATACAAATGGTTTGCCATCCACTGAAAATGAAGCGGAATGGTCTGAGAGAACTCCAGATGAGGAGCAGCAACGACTTAGCAGCGCTGCTGAAGCAGACTCTCCTGAGGTGATGCTGAAGCAGAACGCTGAGGAACATGTTGAGCATGATGGTGTACAGCCTGAGCAATGCCCAGCCAACGATAATCTAGTCCAAGATGCGTATGCAGCGAAGTACTCTTTTCCTCCTGAATGGTGTGATGTTTCAAATGTCCCTGCAACAGGCTGGGATGATTGA